In the genome of Pongo pygmaeus isolate AG05252 chromosome 9, NHGRI_mPonPyg2-v2.0_pri, whole genome shotgun sequence, one region contains:
- the CCDC34 gene encoding coiled-coil domain-containing protein 34 isoform X1, whose amino-acid sequence MWAAGRWGPTFPSSYAGFSADCRPRSWPSSGSFSVPMTGARGQGLDVVRSPSPPLPLSCSNSTRSLLSPLGHQSFQFDEDDGDGEDEEDVDEDAHDSEAKVASLRGMELQGCASTQVESEDNQEEQKQVRLPESRLTPWEVWFIGKEKEERDRLQLKALEELNQQLEKRKEMEEREKRKTIAEEKHKEWVQKKNEQKRKEREQKINKEMEEKAAKELEKEYLQEKAKEKYQEWLKKKNAEECERKKKEKEKEKQQQAEIQEKKEIAEKKFQEWLENAKHKPRPAAKSYGYANGKLTGFYSGNSYPEPAFYNPIPWKPIHMPPPKEAKDLSGRKSKRPVISQPHKSSSLVIHKARSNVCLGTLCRIQR is encoded by the exons ATGTGGGCGGCGGGGCGCTGGGGGCCTACTTTTCCCTCTTCCTACGCCGGTTTCTCTGCTGACTGCAGACCCAGGTCTTGGCCCTCCTCGGGCTCCTTTTCCGTCCCTATGACGGGCGCACGTGGGCAGGGGCTGGACGTGGTGCGCTCACCGTCGCCGCCGCTGCCGCTGAGCTGCAGCAATTCCACCAGGTCGCTGTTGTCTCCCCTTGGCCACCAGAGCTTCCAGTTTGACGAGGACGACGGTGACGGGGAGGATGAGGAAGACGTGGACGAAGATGCCCATGATTCAGAGGCCAAAGTGGCGAGCCTGAGAGGAATGGAGTTACAGGGGTGCGCCAG CACTCAGGTTGAATCAGAAGATAACCAAGAAGAACAGAAACAGGTGCGCTTACCAGAAAGCCGCCTGACACCATGGGAGGTGTGGTTTAttggcaaagaaaaagaagaacgtGACCGGCTGCAACTGAAAGCTCTAGAG GAATTAAATCAacaactagaaaaaagaaaagaaatggaagaacgtgaaaaaagaaagacaattgcTGAAGAAAAGCACAAGGAATGGGTTCAGAAAAAGAATGAGCAA aaaagaaaagaaagagaacaaaaaattaataaagaaatggaggaaaaagcAGCAAAGGAACTGGAGAAAGAATACttgcaagaaaaagcaaaagaaaaatatcaagaatggttaaagaaaaaaaatgctgaagaatgtgagaggaagaagaaagaaaag gaaaaagaaaaacaacagcaagctgaaatacaggagaaaaaggaaatagcagAAAAAAAGTTTCAGGAATGGTTGGAAAATGCGAAACATAAACCTCGTCCAGCTGCAAAGAGCTATGGTTATGCCAATGGAAAACTTACAG gTTTTTACAGTGGAAATTCCTATCCAGAACCAGCCTTTTATAATCCAATTCCATGGAAACCAATTCATATGCCACCTCCCAAAGAAGCTAAGGATCTATCAGGAAGGAAGAGTAAAAGACCTGTGATAAGTCAGCCACACAAATCATCATCTCTGGTAATTCATAAAGCCAGAAGCAATGTTTGCCTTGGAACTCTGTGCAGAATACAAAGATAG
- the CCDC34 gene encoding coiled-coil domain-containing protein 34 isoform X2 gives MWAAGRWGPTFPSSYAGFSADCRPRSWPSSGSFSVPMTGARGQGLDVVRSPSPPLPLSCSNSTRSLLSPLGHQSFQFDEDDGDGEDEEDVDEDAHDSEAKVASLRGMELQGCASTQVESEDNQEEQKQVRLPESRLTPWEVWFIGKEKEERDRLQLKALEKRKEREQKINKEMEEKAAKELEKEYLQEKAKEKYQEWLKKKNAEECERKKKEKEKEKQQQAEIQEKKEIAEKKFQEWLENAKHKPRPAAKSYGYANGKLTGFYSGNSYPEPAFYNPIPWKPIHMPPPKEAKDLSGRKSKRPVISQPHKSSSLVIHKARSNVCLGTLCRIQR, from the exons ATGTGGGCGGCGGGGCGCTGGGGGCCTACTTTTCCCTCTTCCTACGCCGGTTTCTCTGCTGACTGCAGACCCAGGTCTTGGCCCTCCTCGGGCTCCTTTTCCGTCCCTATGACGGGCGCACGTGGGCAGGGGCTGGACGTGGTGCGCTCACCGTCGCCGCCGCTGCCGCTGAGCTGCAGCAATTCCACCAGGTCGCTGTTGTCTCCCCTTGGCCACCAGAGCTTCCAGTTTGACGAGGACGACGGTGACGGGGAGGATGAGGAAGACGTGGACGAAGATGCCCATGATTCAGAGGCCAAAGTGGCGAGCCTGAGAGGAATGGAGTTACAGGGGTGCGCCAG CACTCAGGTTGAATCAGAAGATAACCAAGAAGAACAGAAACAGGTGCGCTTACCAGAAAGCCGCCTGACACCATGGGAGGTGTGGTTTAttggcaaagaaaaagaagaacgtGACCGGCTGCAACTGAAAGCTCTAGAG aaaagaaaagaaagagaacaaaaaattaataaagaaatggaggaaaaagcAGCAAAGGAACTGGAGAAAGAATACttgcaagaaaaagcaaaagaaaaatatcaagaatggttaaagaaaaaaaatgctgaagaatgtgagaggaagaagaaagaaaag gaaaaagaaaaacaacagcaagctgaaatacaggagaaaaaggaaatagcagAAAAAAAGTTTCAGGAATGGTTGGAAAATGCGAAACATAAACCTCGTCCAGCTGCAAAGAGCTATGGTTATGCCAATGGAAAACTTACAG gTTTTTACAGTGGAAATTCCTATCCAGAACCAGCCTTTTATAATCCAATTCCATGGAAACCAATTCATATGCCACCTCCCAAAGAAGCTAAGGATCTATCAGGAAGGAAGAGTAAAAGACCTGTGATAAGTCAGCCACACAAATCATCATCTCTGGTAATTCATAAAGCCAGAAGCAATGTTTGCCTTGGAACTCTGTGCAGAATACAAAGATAG